Genomic segment of Triticum aestivum cultivar Chinese Spring chromosome 6A, IWGSC CS RefSeq v2.1, whole genome shotgun sequence:
ctttatttggtggtttttcaaacttgtttgcattttgagtgcttgagatactacgtcattatttgtgagacattgatgatcatgtgtttgatcataagctacacttaatgcttgcttaatgctattatcttatctatcttatgtgatctttcactattcttggtgatgagtgcatgtatttcattcttatcattttaagcgctccaccaagatgtatgtgacatggaagagtaacccgtgACTCTAACTCcttatgcatttgcagtccaaagcaaattttaaatatgcacaaatttagggggagctcttacttatcacatacttctcaaagcgacgatatatttcatgcttattatcatttgtcgaagctttgatctatatgttgtcatcaattaccaaaaagggggagattgaaagtgcaactatccctaggtggttttggtaattcataacaacatatagctcattgagctaatgctattccaagatgattatttcaggaaagctcaatgattggcatggcatggatgtgaaagtggaaccctcaaaatgctaaggaaaaaggattggctcaagctcaaaagctcaagactcttcattttatattttagtgatccaagatcacattgagtctttaggaaaagccaatactatcaaggagggatgaggtgttgcttaatgagcctcttgcttcatgtgcttagtgatatgctccaaaaaccctcaactactttcccatatccacatttgacctaaaccctaagccaaactcggtcctaccgattcttcctatccggcgccaccgagtttcacttgtcattagccactgccaaaccctagcaattcggttctatcgatagggatctcggtctcaccgagatgggattgcaaactctctgtttccctttcgtaacttttcggtctcaccgaaagagcgaatcggtcccaccgagattgcaatgtaaattcagtgtttcccctttgtaacttttcggtctcaccgaaagagcaaatcgttcccaccgagtttgcctgaccaactctctggttagctaattaccaaattcggtctcaccgagtttgtgtaatcggtctcaccgagattacgttatgcccaaaccctaaccatatcggtcctaccgagttgcatgttagtcccaccaaaaatctctaacggtcactaggtttacattttcgatccgaccgagtttgttgattcggtcccaccgagattggaaaactgtgtgtaacggttggattttgtgtggaggctatatatacccctccacctcctcttcattcgaagaaagagccatcagaacacatacaccattccaactcgtatgttctgagagagaaccacctactcatgtgttgagaccaagatattccattcctaccatatgaatcttgatctctagccttcccaagttgctttccactcaaatcttttttccaccaaatccaaatcctatgagagagagttgagtgttggggagactatcatttgaagcacaagagcaaggagttcattacctacacaccatttgttacttcttggagagtggtgtctcctagattggctaggtgtcacttgggagcctccgacaagattgtggagttgaaccaaggagtttgtaagggcaaggagatcgcctacttcgtgaagatctaccgctagtgaggcaagtcctgtgcgggcgatggccatggtgggatagacaaggttgcttcttcgtggaccctttgtgggtggttgcttcttcgtggacccttcgtggatggagccctgtgtggactcgcgcaaccattaccctttgtgggtggagccctgtgtggactctcgcaaccgttaccctttgtgggttgaagtctccatcaacgtggatgtaggatagcaccacctatccgaaccacgggaaaaacatccgtgtctcatattgcgtttgatctctccaaacccttccctttacattcttgcaagttgcatgctttactttccgctgccaatatactctttgcatgcttgcttgaattatgtgatgattgcttgacttgtcctaaaatagctaaaatctgccaagaactaaaattgggaaaaggttaagtttttatttggtcaagtagtctaatcacccccctctagacatacttcgatcctacatgtgttctgctcaggaaggcaagacgacggcggctccctgaagatggaataaaggtcttccCGCCTAGTCCCtgttccggcggtgcgtctagcatcgttggggggtgtgtggaggtgtgtctccggcggatctgtccttggtggatttgTTCGGATCTCGTTGTTGTTCATCTGTATTCgcgtgtcttcggtttggatcctttcGACTTACGTTATTCTTCATCGACGACGGTTGCTGTTCTGAGGTGTTGGTCCTAtgtggccttagcacgacgacttcccgactgtctactacaacaagttacGCCCGACTCcgacgatggaggggcgatgacggtggcacgccttcggctcacttcagtgcttgtaggcgtcgctaggtggtctacggatctggatgtaatttttatttctggtgttcgttgtaccgTCATGATTGGAggtgaatagatcgaaagttttctcgcaaaaaaaactcACGGTATCATCTTGAAATCCTCCACTACAATCACTGGGAGAGGCAAAGATCAGCCAATTAAACCACGTGAATCACTGCACAAAAATTGCCATTGGTTTTATACAATAGATAAGACCAATCTAGAGATGGCAATGGGAAAGGTATGAGTGGCTACACCCCCTTCTCCCCAAAGACCGTACCCGCAGAAATCTTATATATCCACCTACTTCAATACTCGTGGACAtaaattggattttttttcaaaaactatgacatattttatagcaaattcggaaactatagcaaaaagtggagaaaaatcaaaactAGCACCCCGTCGGCCACGCGTGGGCCGAAAAGGGTGTTTTCGGTCTCCCATTGGCCGAAATGAACTTTTCGGCCATGCCTTGGCCGAAGAGGTGCGTACCTGAGACGAAAAGACCTTTTTGGTCAGAAGTAAGCCGAAAAGTCCTTTTTGGTCGAGAGTAGGCCGAAAAGTACTTTTTGGTCAGGagtaggccgaaaagtcccttGGGCCTACCTTTCCATGTTAATGGTTGGCCGAAGTTGCATGGCTCCACTCTTCGGCTTACGTTAGGCCGAAgtgatttttttaattttggtaTATAAATACTGTGCAACCATTGCCCATCTTAGACattgaaaaaaatatattttcgcgcaaccctttcccctcaatattttcccgccacccgtttcccgccaaccccttcccgccatatgttcccgctaACCCTTTTCCCGTCATACCACATTTGTTCTTTCCcaccattttctcctctctacatATACATTGTGATTGCTTGATTTTCCTActagttcgataccttggtttcataattgagggaaatacctactgttgatgtgctacatcatcctctcctcttgggggaaataccgacgtagtcctagcgaCACCATCAagtagaatttctggcgccattgtcggggaggatcttcaacataaccaggttcctaatcacaaatctcatctcctcgcaatttacatcatttgccatttacctctcgttttcatctcgactacactacactaGACTGCTTATCCACCttcgtctgaagggggttttataagTAGAGAGGAGAAAATAGCGAGAAAGAACAACTGTGGtatggcgggaacatatggcgggaaagggttagCGGGAAATGGGTGGCAGGAACATATGgtgggaaggggttggcgggaaaatattgagggaaaatggttgtgcaaaaatattttttttaatgtCTAAGATGGGCAATGGTTGCACAGTATTTATGTACcaaaatttttaaaaaaatctCTTCGGCCTAACGTAAGCCGAAGAGTGGAGCCATGCAATTTCGGCCAACCATTAACGTGGAAAGATGGGCTCAAGGGACCTTTCGGCCTACTCCTGACCAAAAAGTACTTTTCGGCCTACTCCTGACCAAAAAGTACTTTTCGGCCTATTCCTGACCAAAAAGGTCTTTTCGGTCCAGGTACGCACCTCTTCGGCCAAGGCATGGCCGAAAAGTCCATTTCGGCCAAGGGGAGGCCGAAAACACCCTTTTCGGCCCACGCGTGGCCACGGGGTGCTAGTTTTGATTTTTCTTCACTCTTTGCTATAGTTTCTGAATTTTCTATAAAATACggcatagttttgaaaaaaatccaCAAATTGGTACCCATGCATTTCACCATAAAAGATAGAGAAATGAATCTAAATTCAGTTGACGACGGACGAGTAGTCTAACATTGAGATGACATCCACTCGCATATGTCTCTTTGGGCTCTAACAACGACAAGAAGTATCTGCGGTGGACGATTGGAGCCACAAAGTGGGAGGCAGCGACAAAGGAGTACAAGCGGCGGGTGGTTGGAGGGCATGAGCCAGGAGGTGATGAGTCGAGGTTTCGTCATTCCAAGGAATCACATAGAACATATGGGGAGTGGCGGGCTGGCGGACGTGGCCATGTGGGCTACTGTAGGTTTCGGGGAGGGCCACGCGGGGTTAGATGTTGACCCCACATGTCATAAGAGTTATTTTTATTTACCAATTCTTTTTAGGTATTAATTGGGTTACCATGAATATAAATTCATAAGCATACCCCATCCATAGTTTTTTTAACACGgcacagacacaagcgctcatacatacgcgcatacacgcATCTCTATGAACAcaacacgcacaccctacccctataagCAGTTTCGAGAGACTGAGCTgacatatcattttgagatttacgaagtcaccgtaggcgtctcgtcgtcgacgagaacgaacaccaggacttgaaccctgatgggtcggggataccactgtccctctaaccatccaaccacaggttggttcacccCATCCATGATTTTGCAGGTATGCGTGGGAGTACCCGATGTTTATGGGTAGGGTACATGAGGAAAAACCAATATCCACGGACAAATTTGCTGTTCATAGATCAATCTACAATATATATTTTTGGATAATATCCTTTTCTTTTTGGGTTGGGACAACATAGTACTGTATGATTTTGCATGGGACATGTTGTTTTGTGTACTACTACCAGCAGAGCAGTGGGACCAAGACGCAACGCAACACGAAGTCAGAAGTCACCAACCGAAGACAACCACGCAAATACGGAAATACGCCGTCCGGGGAGGTCCATTCTGGAAAACACGCACGAAAAAGCGCTCCTGGACGGGGAAGACGACCTGGTGCTCGTGCCTCCCTCCCCCGAGATCTACCAAAACCCGCGCCCCGCCCATCCCGTTCCTCCACCTCACCGTCCGGCGAGCCCCGAGCACACCAGATCGCCCGCGTAGCTGGCGGCGCACCGTGGAACCGCGCGCCAGTCAAGGGTGGTGGTCCCAGGCGCTCGAgccggggcgcgggcgacgcggagACGATGCCGGTGGCGGCGTCGGCCATCTACTTCCTCAACCTCCGCGGGGACGTCCTCATCAACCGCCTATACCGCGACGATGTCGGGTGCGTCTTGCCGCTCCCCTTCCTCACCTCCCTGGCTCCCTGGGTTTTGAGTGGCAGATCTGAGGCCACAGGATCGTTGATTCCGGTCGTAGCCTGTAGTTATGGAGTAGTAGATCGCTAGAAGGGTGTCAGGTAGCTTGTGAATTTCGATTGCTGCGTTGAGTGACAAGTGAAATTCTGCGGGGAGGAGTGCAGTTGACGGCCACACTCTGGTGGTTGGCTCGTTGCGGCACTGCAATTTGCCCATTGCGCGCTTCAGTTTGTTGTGGCGTTCCTAACTCATTTGCATTTTGAACTCGTAGTTTTGATGAGTGAGGCACTGAGGCACTTTGGACAAGAAAAATTGCTGCATAGTTCATTTCATCTCTTCCGGTGGGCTTTGACAGTAGTTAGTAGTCACATCCTTCTGTAGTCGAAATTTTACTTCTACTGCAAGCCAGCTAACTTCGAAATAGTAACCGTCGGACTGAAATTAATTATTAATATTAACCCTCGCACCATAGATTTCCAAGAGGTCTTCGAAAGAACGGCAGAAGTTATTAAACATCTCGTAATATTCCCAATGTTCGAAAAAGCGGAAAGTGTAAGTCAAGCGGAAGGCCACAGCTTAGAGCAATGGGCACTTAAGCGCGCTTAAGCGTTTTTTGAGATTGGCTAGAATTTGACAGATTTTGAATAATATACACAGGAAAATAGGAAACATGGCACATGGGTAATTGAAATAGCATCTAAAATACAGTTCACACCATAGCAAATACACATCAGGTTCACATagcaagcaaaataacaactaaaatgCAGTTCAGTTCAAACAGACACAACCTAATAGAGATCATGCAGCCTGAATTGTGCCAGAATATGAAGGAAATAGTTCCCGAACAGAGCCTAATAATAAGATAAATGGCACATTGCCGTTATTGCGCAAGCAGACAAGCAGAAGTAGTTCAAAAACAACCAAGTTATGGccaaattttaaaaaaaaaacccgCTTAATATACCGCTTAGGGCAAAAGCGAAGCGTTTTGCCATCTCTCAGTCCTTAAAAACCCGCTTAATATACCGCTTAAAAACGCTTTCTTGAACACTGAATATTCCCACAAAATGCAATTTTTATATTTGTACTAGCAAAGTGCCTGTGCGTTGGAACGGATCTACAATCGACTAATgtatgttcacaaacttgaaaaaatcacCCTGGTTTTgatatatatcactaaaaatatgttaggTTTCACCCAAAATAGACTAAGGGGTTTTCTGAAATGTTGGGGCAGAGTGGCGAGGgccttgttgcaaaaatgccacagcTTACCTTGCATGTGTTAGACGCAGATcgaatggtcagaaatgacggatgcagacacaccatcatcaccaactggaTCTTTTATAGGAATAGAGATAATGGAATTGATACCAGTAGAAATCATAAATATGAGAATGTTTTCATACATGCACATTGATAGTAGAAACAAAACAAGACCATTCAATAAACCTGCAGCAATGTGCTGTAATCCTGTATGTGCCATGGTTTTCGAGTCGCGACTCATCCGAGTCACTTTGGGGTAGCGACTCGGAAAAAGTCGAGCCTGCAGCTGCAGTTGCGACTAGTCGCGACTCGCGACTCGAGTCGACACTAAGTTGAGTCGACATTTTTTTGCGACTCATCGACTAGTCGCGCGGCTCGAAATCCATGGTATGTGCTGAGCCTATTTCGACATGTAGGTCTTACACTAGTTTAATATTGAGCAAGCGACATTCCATCTATATGATATATTGTCAACATAGTCATTGTTTATGAAGGACACTAAAACATGTAAATATGACACTACTGTTGAGTAATGCAAGCATTTTTTTTTCAAGCTCTGTTGATAAACGTAGGACATGGATGTAAATTTTAATGACGTTTGTTCCACCatgtccttttctttctttctttcgttCTTTCTTTCTTTTGTGCACATGTATTTATTATCACCTGGACAGCTGTCTCATCATTCCAAAGCGATCTCAAGAGGCTACTTAGGTCATTTCCTCTCATAGCCTTTCTCAGTTATCACTTCAATAGGAAACAGTCCCGCGTATTCATTTTGCTTCTCTCACTTTCCATTTCCTGCTTATTTGGTTGCACATACCTTTACATTTAGTGACTAAACCCTATCGTGTTCATGTATGGCTATGCAGGGGAAATATGGTTGATGCATTCAGGATGCACATTATGCAAACAAAAGAGCTTGGTACATGCCCTGTTCGACAAATAGGAGGCTGTTCCTTCCTTTACATGAGGATCAGTAATGTTTACATTGTGATCGTGGTTAGCAGCAATGCTAATGTTTCTTGTGCTTTCAAGTTTGTTGTGGAGGTATGAAGTTTCTGTTGTCTTATGAGCATTTCCAAATAAATTCTATATAACCCACACAGACAttatgatcttgatgaatataatatAATCTAAAGAAGATAATTGATGTTTTTCTTTTTCACTAGAAATATTTGTCTGTGATGTTTGTGTATTTGTCTACTCAGAGCAAAAGAATGTATTAGTTACTTAACAAGCCATATGATTTTCTGAAATGTTCTGTCAAATTGTAAGATAATGTATCATCTCAGTCCGAGAGATTTAAATGATCATGTCAtctaataatggtattgatgtttGGCTTTGTTTGGTGACTGGAATTTTCTATTGCGAAAAGTAATTGGTGATGGTACATCAGAATCACCAAACCCAACAGGGTACAAGCAGGTGGTACAAAAACTACAAGTTTTCAATGCCTAGATGGTGTGATGTTCCATGTTCATCACTGCTGGGAATAGTTTGATAGGACTAAGTGAATAACAGAACCCTTTGTGCTCTATATGATTTCCTGAGGGCCTGTTTGCAAGAGAGGGATTGGGCTAGGAATTAGTTTAATTTGTATGTTAGGCCAAAGATGATTCAGTGATGAAACTAAAGTTGCTAATTCGATGTAGAGATTCTAATCaatgtatacatcatgtcatcatccTTATGAGCAATTTAACATGTCCTATCTCATTCGCCGTTATTACTGCTGAAGATTATTTGAAATTATCAGGCAGTGGCCCTCTTCAAGTCCTACTTTGGTGGAACTTTTGATGAAGATGCTATCAGGAATAACTTTGTGTTAATATATGAACTTCTTGATGGTAAGGGCACATCCGATTTTGGACTTAGCTTTCTGCTTCAGTTCCCACCAtggattcttttttttgtttgcaATATTGACTCTGGCAACTGTGCAGAGATTATggacttcggttatcctcagaatcTCTCCCCTGAAATTTTGAAGTTATATATAACCCAGGAAGGCGTACGGTCGCCATTTTCCTCCAAGGTCAGAAATATATGAAAAATGAAGTCTGCTGTATTGGATATGCAAAAAAATAATTATGTGTTCCTATTTATTTTCTAGGAAAGTAACTGAACCATATTTCCTTCTCTCTGTACTGATATAGCCTTCGGATAAGCCTGTTCCAAATGCGACCCTGCAAGTTACCGGCGCTGTTGGTTGGAGAAGAGAGGGTCTGGTGTACAAGAAGAATGAGGTATTTGAATTAAATACGTAGGGAGGCTTCAGCTGTATTCCGAAAAAAGCAGAGGACTAACATTTATAATGGTCCTAGTTTCCTATCAGTGCTTGGGCTACTAGCAATGCCATCATCCCGCATACATTTTAAATGCATCTCATTTCTAATGCATATTGTACATGTACCAGCATTCCTGTTAAAGCAATGGCCCATACTTCCCTCAGTTTTCATTTATTTGTTGTCATTAATGTCATGTCATTGTTTGCTTCCATTTAGCAAGTGAAGTAACAATGAGTTCTTCTCGTATGTTAGGTTTTCTTGGACATTGTTGAGAGCGTAAACCTTCTTATGTCTTCCAAAGGTATTTTATGGACCATCAATTTTTTGTTATCTCGTCTGAGGTTTCCGGTGTCTTTCCTGTTCAGCTATTTGATGTCCGCCGTGTATATTTCTTACATTTCTGCAGGGAGTGTTCTACGATGTGATGTGACAGGGAAGATTCTTATGAAGTGCTTCCTCTCTGGAATGCCTGATCTGAAGTTGGGACTAAATGACAAAATTGGACTTGAAAAGGAAGCCCAACTGAAGTCCAGGCCTTCAAAGAGGTACTGCTTTACTGAGTCTTGACACATGATGACAAACTGTGCACATATATATAACTGTTTTGCCAGTTAACATTGTTTACTGGCTACCCAACTTTTGTTGCTTTTCGTAAATGATCTCCTGATTGCTTGTGTTCTCTCCCTCTACAGTGGGAAGACCATAGAACTCGATGATGTCACGTTCCACCAGTGCGTCAACCTAACAAGATTTAACTCAGAAAAAACAGTCAGCTTTGTGCCACCAGATGGTGAATTCGAATTGATGAAGTATTCTTTAGATCCCTATTTATTCTTGCAATTATCAGTACATTTTACAAATGATAGTTTCATTCGCTAGCTGGATTTTGACGGACATATTTGTTCCTAGATATCGAATCACGGAGGGTGTAAATCTTCCATTCCGGGTTCTGCCCACAATTAAGGAGTTGGGCCGAACACGCATGGAGATTAATGTGAAAGTGAGCAAATATATCTACTCGGTTACGTCATAAACGTGTACACGTTTGCTGACATGGTGAATCTTTTGTTACGCAGGTTAAGAGTGTTTTTGGTGCTAAGATGTTTGCACTTGGTGTTGTGGTTAAAGTTCCGGTTCCAAAGCAGACAGCAAAGACGAGTTTCCAAACAACATCTGGCAAAGCCAAATATAATGCTTCGATTGATTCCCTGGTGTGGAAGTAAGTGCAATCTTTTTGTCTAATATTTGCACTATACCAAAGCCAGTATGTGGGTCGTAGTCTAATGGGCTTGATAGTGTGAATTGTTCAGAATGGTGTAAACTAAATTTCCCTAAATTATGCCCTGCCTAGCTGTGAATTGTTCAGAATGGTGTAAACTAAATTTCCCTAAATTATGCCCTGCCTAGCTATTTGCAATTTTAAAGTATGTCCTGTTAGTGCATGTACTGGGAGTTCTTTTTCTTGCTGAGCTACCTCTTGCAGTTATTGCACATTGACCAGCATGAACTCATAAATCATAATGCACATTTCAAACCATAGGATCAGGAAATTTCCTGGACAGACCGAGGCAACGATGAGTGCAGAAGTTGAACTGATCTCTACAATGGGGGAAAAGAAGTTAGCGAACAGGCCACCGATTCAGATGGAGTTCCAGGTTACATTTAATCTCGTTAAGAATCTTATTGTTTCCTTGGCAAGATGGCTATGAGCTTTCCTCCACTCTGTTTTATTTATCTGTTCTGCATTTATAACTGAGAATGACAATGTTAGCAAAGAATCCCAGTATCTCGTTGTTTATGAACAAAATTTTAGCATGTACAATATAAATTGATACTTAAATAATTGGTTGACCTTGGAGTATTTTTGTTTGAGGAGCCTTCATGCATATAATGTGCTATAGGCCCCCCCATGTTGTCTGATTGTTTCCTGGCTTCCTGCACTCTTATTCACTATGATATTTCTTTCCTGCAGGTTCCGATGTTCACTGCTTCTGGCTTACGTGTTCGGTTCCTCAAGGTATGTGGAGCAAGTACAATATGAAACATtgaaaatgtttggtactaaaacCATCTCTTGATGCATTTTCAGGTGTGGGAGAAGAGTGGCTACAACACCGTTGAGTGGGTTCGCTACATCACAAGGGCTGGATCATATGAAATCAGGTGTTAGTGACCAAGAAAAATGGCGTGGGCTCATTATTTCGTGGATTTGCAGAGCTCTTTTTGTACTCATCATGATTGATCAGATGGCACGTAAATTATGACCCAATTCGTTGCAAGTTTGAACTTCAGCAGAGGGCAGATCAGAGCAGGCAGTTTTCCTATGTTCCTTATTTTCATGTTGACATGGGATATGTATTCTCCCCCGTGTCCTGTTTGTCATAGGGCATATTTTTATTGTATATTTGGCAGTAGCATTCGTTCTCGTTGATCAATACACCCCCTTGCCAGTTCGTGCTGTTTTCTCATTGAGTGGGTGTCAAATCGCTTGCAAAACGGTGTATAAATATATGATGATAATGTTGTTGGCTTGCTGTGCCTGTGTTTGATGTAAAGTGGCTATGCCATTCCATCTTGAGAATTTGTTGCAAGGTCTGTGTGAATGCTGATTGATGTCCAAGCATATGTGGTGATTGGTGAAGGATTCCCTCAGTTCAAAAATACTAAatctgtaccaaaatataagacgtttttgtacgCTAAACTAGCCTACAAAAATGTCCTACATTTTGATACGGGGCAATAAGTTGTAGGATTTTTTAAAaatactactgctgctgctactaccacTACTAAATTTGttttaaatagtactccctcctttccaaaatCATGTCTATAGATTTGTCTTAAAAATTATTTACAGAATGTCTTAAAAGACAGTATCAATATTTAAAATGTCAATTATTGTGTTTTGGAAGGAGTTTGGCAGCTCCAGCTaaaggcctctttgattcacagaaTTCCAAAAACGCAGTAGTAGGAAAACATCTAGTTTGACCATTTGGATCCTATACATTTTCCACCATTGGTAATGGTGATGTGCGCCACATGTCGATTAGCCAGCTTAAAACGGAGTAGTTTTGTCATTAGTTTTGAAGGGAGTCATTTCTTCTTTTGCCATAGCGTGGAGGGGTAAATATGTTTAAAAATCAAATCGATAACTTAATAGATGCTCTTTGAAGTTATTGTAAGACATACCTTAGTGAGGGCATTGGTATTAGTTGAAAGAAGAAAGACAAAACCAAACCAATGTGGTagcacaaaaaaataagaaaagaacaAACAAAAAGTTCACGCACACACAATAGTGAAATTGCACATACTGAAACTTGCACACAACTTTTACTCTTTTTAATATGCAAGAACAAGTGTAAACACTTGTAACTTTAATAAGTATTATTATTTAAGTAAATCAAATACAAAAATGAATTTTATTTTGAGTTCCTAACACAAAACTAAGCAGTGTCACAATTTCATTTTAGTATTGTAGTTTTTGAAAGTTTCTCCTACAAATTCGGCCAAACTtttcaacatttgacttcaaacAAAAAGTATACATTTATATTGCATGTTTTTAaacacggagggagtagtatacttTTCTAAAATGCAAGTCGTAAAAGCACTTTCACTTTAAGAGGAGACTTCACAAACCAAATATGTTTAATAGGACGGGCAATCTTTCTAGCTTTTAAATCAGTACACATTGGAGTGCGGGGAGCCCAATTTTTAAAAAGAAGAATGTTGTATTTAAATGTTTTATATGAATGCAAATGGATGTTCACCATGTAGCTTTAATTTTCCTTAACTAATAAGATAGATTATGCGCTACACACAAGGAAAAAACCCGGCCCAAAAACAACATTATACAAACCCATTTTGGTACATCTATTTGTCCTTTTTGTATATGTTGCATATAAATATGCATATTGATGAAAATCCGTACACACATACAACACATCTATACATATG
This window contains:
- the LOC123128044 gene encoding AP-2 complex subunit mu → MPVAASAIYFLNLRGDVLINRLYRDDVGGNMVDAFRMHIMQTKELGTCPVRQIGGCSFLYMRISNVYIVIVVSSNANVSCAFKFVVEAVALFKSYFGGTFDEDAIRNNFVLIYELLDEIMDFGYPQNLSPEILKLYITQEGVRSPFSSKPSDKPVPNATLQVTGAVGWRREGLVYKKNEVFLDIVESVNLLMSSKGSVLRCDVTGKILMKCFLSGMPDLKLGLNDKIGLEKEAQLKSRPSKSGKTIELDDVTFHQCVNLTRFNSEKTVSFVPPDGEFELMKYRITEGVNLPFRVLPTIKELGRTRMEINVKVKSVFGAKMFALGVVVKVPVPKQTAKTSFQTTSGKAKYNASIDSLVWKIRKFPGQTEATMSAEVELISTMGEKKLANRPPIQMEFQVPMFTASGLRVRFLKVWEKSGYNTVEWVRYITRAGSYEIRC